One Mycolicibacterium fortuitum subsp. fortuitum genomic window carries:
- a CDS encoding zinc-binding dehydrogenase has product MTEALPKTALELRSLVTDNGTLELSLHEVAVPTPAQDEVVVRVEASPINPSDLGLLIPSTADMSAATVVGTPDRPVVTAPLRDGALAGLAARVGISLPVGNEGAGTVVAAGESAQAQALLGKTVGIAGGAMYAQYRVVKAEACLVLPEGASAKEGASSFVNPLTALGMLETMRREGHSALVHTAAASNLGQMLVKACLADGVPLVNIVRKAEQEDILRGLGAVHVCNSSSPSFETDLVEALKATSATLAFDATGGGTLASQILNGMERAANATAAQYSRYGSSVHKQVYIYGSLDTGPTVLTRNFGMAWGVGGWLLTPFLAGAGPETIARLRARVAAELTTTFASTYTQEVSLAGMLQPEAFNSYLQKATGEKYLVTPQA; this is encoded by the coding sequence ATGACCGAAGCCTTGCCCAAGACTGCCCTGGAACTTCGGTCGCTGGTGACCGATAACGGCACGCTCGAGTTGTCGCTGCACGAGGTTGCGGTGCCTACTCCGGCGCAGGACGAAGTGGTCGTCCGGGTCGAAGCCTCGCCGATCAACCCGTCAGATCTCGGCCTTCTGATACCCAGCACCGCCGACATGTCGGCGGCGACTGTGGTGGGGACGCCGGACCGGCCCGTCGTTACCGCGCCACTGCGTGACGGGGCACTGGCCGGGCTGGCGGCACGCGTCGGCATCTCGCTGCCGGTGGGCAACGAAGGCGCAGGCACGGTGGTGGCGGCGGGGGAGTCGGCGCAGGCGCAAGCGCTACTCGGCAAGACAGTCGGGATCGCCGGTGGCGCGATGTATGCGCAGTACCGGGTGGTCAAGGCCGAGGCGTGTCTGGTGCTGCCGGAGGGGGCCAGCGCCAAAGAGGGCGCATCGTCCTTCGTCAACCCACTGACCGCACTGGGCATGCTGGAAACCATGCGCCGCGAAGGACATTCGGCTCTCGTGCACACGGCTGCGGCGTCGAACCTCGGCCAGATGCTCGTCAAGGCGTGCCTGGCCGACGGGGTGCCGTTGGTCAACATCGTCCGCAAGGCGGAGCAGGAGGATATCCTGCGCGGCCTCGGCGCGGTCCATGTCTGCAACTCGTCGTCGCCGTCGTTCGAGACGGATCTCGTCGAGGCGCTCAAGGCGACGTCGGCGACGCTGGCGTTCGACGCCACCGGCGGTGGCACGTTGGCGAGCCAGATCCTCAACGGTATGGAACGGGCCGCGAACGCCACGGCCGCGCAGTACTCCCGCTACGGGTCGAGCGTCCACAAGCAGGTGTACATCTACGGCAGCCTCGACACCGGCCCCACCGTGCTGACCCGAAACTTCGGGATGGCCTGGGGTGTCGGCGGTTGGCTGCTCACCCCGTTTCTCGCCGGTGCCGGTCCCGAGACCATCGCCCGGCTGCGCGCCCGCGTCGCCGCGGAACTCACCACGACGTTCGCGAGCACCTACACCCAAGAGGTATCACTGGCCGGCATGCTCCAGCCCGAGGCGTTCAACAGCTACCTGCAGAAGGCCACCGGCGAGAAATATCTGGTGACCCCTCAAGCCTGA
- a CDS encoding WXG100 family type VII secretion target — protein sequence MAYPVSRIRNSQPDVLSTAASDAETSAQRVNAQIIQGREQTNTLREDWIGTASDAAVKQYGELIGYQQAYRETLATLRATLNKSRQGNQPKQPNRLEQDHRTDRPHHRVRATSS from the coding sequence GTGGCGTATCCGGTTTCGAGGATTCGCAATTCACAGCCCGACGTCCTGAGCACAGCAGCCAGCGATGCCGAGACTTCAGCGCAACGCGTCAATGCCCAGATCATCCAAGGCCGCGAGCAGACGAACACACTTCGCGAGGACTGGATCGGTACGGCGTCGGACGCCGCCGTCAAACAGTACGGCGAGCTCATCGGGTATCAACAGGCCTACCGCGAGACGTTGGCGACTTTGCGGGCGACACTGAACAAAAGCCGACAGGGCAACCAACCGAAGCAACCAAATCGTTTGGAGCAAGACCACCGAACTGACCGCCCCCATCACCGAGTCCGCGCAACATCCTCCTGA
- a CDS encoding DUF6636 domain-containing protein, with translation MNTFQRHLIPFVAAAAAGIALPATAYACPPPPKFVTPSGNIWCLVPNGFDGSNGVVCEIRDHTYSPPAKPADCHLDWGDRVSLKPGSAPEVHCHGDTIFDNGMPTLAYGQTRSAGPMKCESQPAGVICTDTGTGHFFRISRDSLELG, from the coding sequence ATGAACACATTCCAGCGTCACCTCATCCCGTTCGTCGCCGCAGCCGCGGCCGGCATCGCCCTGCCCGCCACCGCATATGCCTGCCCGCCACCGCCCAAGTTCGTCACCCCCTCGGGCAACATCTGGTGCCTGGTCCCGAACGGCTTCGACGGCAGCAACGGCGTCGTCTGCGAGATCCGGGACCACACCTACAGTCCGCCGGCCAAGCCGGCGGACTGCCACCTGGACTGGGGCGACCGCGTCAGCCTGAAACCGGGTAGCGCGCCCGAGGTGCACTGCCACGGAGACACCATCTTCGACAACGGAATGCCCACCCTGGCGTACGGTCAGACGCGCTCGGCCGGACCCATGAAGTGCGAGTCGCAACCCGCGGGTGTCATCTGCACCGACACCGGCACCGGACACTTTTTCCGGATATCGCGTGATTCGCTCGAGCTCGGCTAG
- a CDS encoding glutamate racemase, with the protein MTPAACLGIVDWGIGGIGLVRELNRRVPGLPVLYWSDAGATPYGRMRSADLTARLHAVVCELARRGATEAVLACNAASTVAPRLSRAPVPVEGIIGHGLASVPDHVRGPVGVVAGRRTIASGCYRRGLARPGREVLSRVAQPLSAHIEAGRTGSPGFVADLHRIVAPLQRAHAVVLACTHYPAVSDWFADVLPDATLIDPVQRLAAAIAARHPGAEAGPVGPRDYVTSGDTEAMRRGAALAWNVDVHATACSLRTKIH; encoded by the coding sequence ATGACGCCGGCAGCATGCCTCGGCATCGTCGACTGGGGCATCGGCGGCATCGGCCTGGTGCGCGAACTGAACCGGCGCGTGCCCGGATTGCCGGTGCTGTACTGGTCGGACGCCGGGGCCACGCCCTATGGCCGGATGCGCAGCGCCGATCTGACGGCCCGGCTCCACGCCGTTGTCTGCGAGCTCGCCCGCCGTGGGGCCACCGAAGCGGTACTGGCCTGCAACGCGGCGAGCACCGTCGCCCCGCGTCTGAGTCGGGCGCCGGTTCCGGTGGAGGGCATCATCGGTCACGGCCTGGCGTCGGTACCCGACCACGTCCGAGGGCCCGTCGGCGTCGTCGCCGGGCGCCGCACCATCGCCAGCGGGTGCTACCGGCGCGGGTTGGCCCGGCCCGGTCGCGAGGTGCTATCCCGGGTGGCGCAACCGTTGTCGGCGCACATCGAGGCGGGCCGCACCGGTTCACCGGGGTTCGTCGCCGACCTGCACCGAATCGTGGCCCCGCTGCAGCGGGCCCACGCCGTGGTCTTGGCGTGCACCCACTATCCCGCCGTGAGCGACTGGTTCGCCGACGTCTTGCCCGACGCCACACTGATCGACCCGGTCCAGCGGCTGGCCGCCGCGATCGCCGCCCGCCATCCTGGCGCCGAGGCCGGACCGGTCGGCCCGAGGGACTACGTGACCAGCGGCGATACCGAGGCCATGCGGCGCGGTGCGGCGCTCGCCTGGAACGTGGACGTGCACGCCACCGCATGCTCACTCCGCACCAAGATCCATTGA
- a CDS encoding methyltransferase domain-containing protein — translation MTTISHLPARYDAAGLDSLLDDLAGVAARGEVPGPDLLTRVTDALPELATMAADPNDGEPYSRTILRVDEVEIMLARWRPGQRCAPHDHGGAGGFVIVLQGGFEERRFDWDGPRLTVTTSTEHHTGEVTSITSDVIHDMAGLDGGLTLHFYSPPATSMRVFDLDRSEMLELVGNYGAWIPREPHPRVPFAQISPEMLAAPVIWVAHTTHYRGGSAEFAVAAATMARELAAVHPDAEVIVSGLHGKADFIEQLTRLTEEGREIDQLHLISHSGMYGPMFGSTDWPEQFSPHEWRSMTIPFTASGRAYFHACRTARWFAPFFANVFGVSAFGNRNYTTVSTRKDRFSWAGRRPASRTDLYLIDTPGRKSHGLLGAARKYLGAAANPPLLSTPDPAGAVGSYDPVAELYDRAYADIRVRGTEWRWVSERAANARAELGRRLRVLEIGCGTGALLRALDDEGVLEFGIGVDISSGMLNQARKRGRHRSRLRFTAVDGPQLDLPDDHVDAVICFLSFRYLDWDPMMAEIRRVLAPGGQLWVVDMVEHPIRVRELPVLTRSALEHVRTRRTRPQFAADLTALTSHPAWREMLRHNPIRAEHEYRWYFASRFPGTQLRLLTATPSQRVMAFDSGPLDKGLTAPLTYP, via the coding sequence ATGACCACTATTTCGCACCTGCCCGCTCGGTACGACGCTGCCGGACTGGATTCGCTGCTCGACGACTTGGCCGGCGTCGCGGCCAGGGGTGAGGTCCCGGGTCCGGACCTGCTGACCAGGGTCACCGATGCGCTCCCTGAGTTGGCCACGATGGCGGCCGACCCCAACGACGGTGAGCCCTACTCCCGGACGATCCTGCGGGTCGACGAGGTTGAGATCATGCTGGCCCGCTGGCGGCCAGGGCAACGCTGCGCACCCCACGACCATGGCGGGGCAGGCGGTTTCGTCATCGTCCTGCAGGGCGGGTTCGAGGAGCGGCGGTTCGACTGGGACGGTCCACGGCTGACTGTCACCACCAGCACCGAGCACCACACCGGTGAGGTCACGAGCATTACCAGCGACGTGATCCACGATATGGCCGGCCTGGACGGGGGATTGACTCTGCATTTCTACAGTCCGCCCGCGACCAGCATGCGGGTGTTCGATCTGGACCGCTCCGAGATGCTGGAACTGGTCGGCAACTACGGTGCCTGGATTCCGCGAGAGCCGCACCCGCGTGTCCCGTTCGCTCAGATATCGCCTGAAATGCTTGCCGCGCCGGTGATCTGGGTGGCTCACACCACGCATTACCGGGGTGGGTCGGCAGAGTTCGCGGTGGCGGCGGCGACCATGGCGCGTGAGCTGGCCGCCGTTCATCCCGACGCCGAGGTCATCGTGTCAGGCCTACATGGCAAGGCCGACTTCATCGAGCAGCTCACCCGTCTGACCGAGGAGGGTCGCGAGATCGACCAGTTGCACCTCATCAGTCATTCCGGGATGTACGGCCCGATGTTCGGCTCGACAGACTGGCCCGAGCAGTTCTCACCGCACGAATGGCGGTCGATGACAATCCCTTTCACCGCCTCCGGACGCGCCTATTTTCACGCCTGCCGCACCGCGCGCTGGTTCGCACCGTTCTTCGCCAACGTGTTCGGTGTATCCGCTTTCGGGAACCGCAACTACACCACGGTGTCGACGCGCAAGGATCGGTTTTCCTGGGCAGGACGCCGCCCGGCATCCCGCACCGATCTCTACCTGATCGACACGCCGGGACGGAAGTCGCACGGTCTACTCGGGGCGGCCCGCAAATACCTCGGTGCCGCAGCGAATCCACCCCTGCTCAGTACGCCTGATCCCGCCGGTGCCGTCGGCTCGTACGACCCGGTGGCCGAGCTCTATGACCGTGCCTACGCCGACATCAGGGTGCGCGGCACCGAATGGCGGTGGGTGTCCGAACGCGCCGCAAATGCCCGGGCTGAACTCGGACGGAGGCTGCGAGTACTCGAAATCGGTTGCGGTACTGGTGCGTTGCTACGCGCACTGGACGACGAAGGCGTACTCGAATTCGGCATCGGCGTGGACATCTCCTCGGGCATGCTCAACCAGGCGCGCAAGCGTGGGCGGCATCGCTCCCGGCTGCGGTTCACCGCTGTTGACGGCCCGCAGCTCGACCTCCCCGACGATCACGTCGACGCGGTGATCTGCTTTCTGTCGTTCCGGTACCTGGATTGGGATCCGATGATGGCCGAGATCCGGCGCGTACTGGCGCCCGGGGGACAGCTCTGGGTGGTCGACATGGTCGAGCACCCGATACGGGTTCGCGAACTTCCGGTGCTGACCCGGTCTGCGCTCGAGCACGTGCGCACCCGTCGCACCCGCCCGCAGTTCGCGGCCGATCTGACCGCGTTAACCAGCCATCCGGCATGGCGGGAGATGCTGCGGCACAATCCGATCCGCGCCGAACACGAGTACCGCTGGTACTTCGCCAGCCGGTTCCCCGGCACACAGTTGCGGCTGTTGACCGCGACGCCGTCGCAGCGGGTGATGGCCTTCGACTCCGGCCCCCTCGACAAGGGCCTCACAGCCCCTCTCACCTACCCATGA
- a CDS encoding BTAD domain-containing putative transcriptional regulator, protein MSESRLGFGLLGPLQVTVDEATVALGTPKQRAVLAFLLVNRNRAVSTESLIDAVWDGEPVPAARATIHTHVSNLRRLLGGGERETPAVLVKAAPGYRLNVAAGSCDLDRFIAEKSAGINAAAAGRFEAAGTHLAAALAQWRGDVLEDLRGFRFAETFAAALTEDHVLVHTSRAEAEIACGRAKTVIADLEDLVARHPYREPLWAQLITAYYLAERQSDALAAYRRVKSVLAEDLGIEPGPTLSALHARILRQERLDIRQVAMATAARTVSAGRAAAGRGAMAAALRDAAGHRYPLKPNVTRIGRLPDNDIVLDDAEVSRHHAVIIDTGSSFVITDLQSANGVQVRQERIHPSATIGDGDHLRIGGREFTFELQSAAP, encoded by the coding sequence ATGAGTGAATCTCGTCTCGGGTTCGGCCTGTTGGGTCCGCTGCAGGTCACCGTGGATGAAGCGACCGTCGCGCTGGGCACGCCCAAACAGCGAGCGGTGTTGGCGTTCCTGCTCGTCAACCGCAATCGGGCGGTGAGCACTGAATCACTGATCGACGCGGTCTGGGACGGTGAACCGGTGCCCGCGGCCCGCGCCACCATCCACACGCATGTGTCCAACCTGCGTCGACTGTTGGGCGGTGGCGAACGGGAAACACCTGCGGTGCTGGTCAAAGCGGCTCCCGGTTATCGGCTCAACGTGGCTGCCGGCAGTTGCGATCTGGACCGGTTCATCGCCGAGAAGTCCGCGGGGATCAACGCCGCCGCGGCCGGACGGTTCGAGGCGGCCGGCACGCACCTGGCCGCCGCTCTGGCGCAATGGCGCGGCGACGTCCTCGAGGATCTCCGCGGATTCCGATTCGCCGAAACTTTCGCCGCGGCCCTGACCGAGGACCACGTGTTGGTGCACACCAGCCGCGCCGAGGCCGAGATCGCCTGCGGACGAGCGAAAACCGTCATCGCCGACCTCGAAGACCTCGTCGCCCGGCATCCATACCGCGAACCCTTATGGGCTCAACTGATCACCGCCTACTACCTTGCGGAACGGCAGTCCGATGCGCTGGCGGCCTATCGACGCGTCAAATCAGTGCTGGCCGAAGACCTCGGGATTGAACCCGGACCCACGCTCAGCGCACTGCATGCGCGGATCCTGCGTCAGGAGCGCCTCGATATCCGGCAGGTCGCCATGGCCACCGCGGCACGTACCGTGAGCGCCGGACGCGCCGCCGCCGGCCGAGGTGCAATGGCCGCCGCGCTGCGCGATGCCGCCGGACACCGATACCCGTTGAAGCCGAACGTCACCCGGATAGGCCGATTGCCCGACAACGACATCGTGCTCGACGATGCCGAGGTCAGCCGCCACCACGCCGTGATCATCGACACCGGGAGCAGTTTCGTCATCACCGACCTGCAGTCGGCCAATGGTGTGCAGGTGCGGCAGGAACGCATCCACCCCAGCGCCACCATCGGCGATGGGGACCACCTCCGCATCGGCGGCCGCGAGTTCACCTTCGAACTGCAAAGCGCTGCGCCGTGA
- a CDS encoding serine/threonine-protein kinase has translation MDSRVGTTFGKYSITRLLGQGGMGEVYEAFDADKNRTVALKILADQYSNDAIFRTRFQRESHAAAVLQEPHVIPIHDWGEIDGSLYIDMRLVQGATLSDLIADGPLEPARAVAITTQIAAALDAAHAAGLIHRDIKPQNIIVTPADFAYLVDFGIAESQGDSRLTTEGSRIGTMNYMAPERFTGQTVTPAVDSYSLACVLYEALTGHPPFAGDNLESLLAAHISAPPPRPSVANPAVPTTLDDVVVRGMAKDPDDRYGSAGALGRAAQRALQAGSAPSTLPHQAPTLAAAVSGPHADQPVEPTQPESRRRNWVLPTIIAVAAALILGVLGVVIGMLAGNLGQPADTPPSATGKDPAQAAGPLPPLVTGPDQSSLHQTCDDGFAATTASGFGSRAGRGTPETSCLFTNSVLTSYWAEYGNASPLPRAVSAPGAVDCGKVPGALCDGSNFLMHCQQSPGDSWITCTGGKNARVYLW, from the coding sequence GTGGATTCGCGCGTCGGTACGACGTTCGGCAAGTACTCGATCACGCGCCTACTGGGCCAAGGCGGCATGGGGGAGGTGTACGAGGCATTCGATGCGGACAAGAACCGGACCGTGGCCTTGAAGATCCTTGCCGATCAGTATTCCAACGACGCCATCTTCCGTACCCGGTTCCAGCGGGAATCGCACGCGGCGGCGGTCTTGCAGGAACCGCACGTCATCCCCATCCATGACTGGGGCGAGATCGACGGCAGTCTCTACATCGACATGCGGTTGGTGCAGGGCGCGACGTTGTCGGATCTGATCGCCGACGGTCCGCTGGAACCGGCGCGGGCGGTGGCCATCACCACCCAGATCGCGGCGGCCCTGGATGCGGCACATGCCGCGGGGCTGATCCACCGCGACATCAAGCCGCAGAACATCATCGTCACCCCGGCCGACTTCGCCTACCTCGTCGACTTCGGCATCGCCGAGAGCCAGGGTGACAGCCGGTTGACCACGGAGGGATCTCGCATCGGCACCATGAATTACATGGCGCCCGAACGTTTCACGGGCCAGACAGTGACGCCGGCGGTCGACTCGTACTCGCTGGCGTGTGTGTTGTACGAGGCGTTGACCGGCCATCCGCCATTCGCCGGCGACAACCTGGAAAGCCTGCTCGCAGCACACATCTCCGCACCGCCTCCGAGGCCCAGCGTGGCCAACCCGGCGGTGCCGACGACGCTCGACGACGTGGTCGTGCGGGGCATGGCCAAGGACCCCGACGACCGGTACGGGTCCGCTGGCGCGTTGGGCCGTGCGGCGCAACGCGCGCTGCAGGCGGGGTCGGCGCCATCGACCTTGCCCCACCAGGCGCCGACGCTTGCGGCCGCAGTGTCCGGTCCACACGCGGACCAACCGGTGGAGCCCACCCAACCGGAGTCGCGGCGGCGGAACTGGGTGCTGCCGACCATCATCGCCGTGGCGGCTGCGCTGATCCTCGGCGTTCTCGGCGTCGTGATCGGCATGCTCGCCGGCAATCTCGGCCAGCCCGCAGACACACCGCCTTCTGCGACGGGCAAGGACCCGGCGCAGGCCGCAGGCCCACTGCCACCGCTGGTCACCGGTCCCGATCAGAGCAGCCTGCACCAGACATGCGACGACGGTTTCGCGGCCACCACCGCCAGCGGGTTCGGCAGCCGCGCCGGACGCGGAACGCCGGAAACCTCATGCCTTTTCACCAACAGCGTGCTGACGTCGTACTGGGCCGAATACGGCAACGCAAGTCCACTGCCGCGCGCCGTGTCGGCCCCGGGAGCCGTGGACTGCGGCAAGGTGCCCGGCGCATTGTGCGACGGATCCAACTTCTTGATGCATTGTCAGCAGTCCCCGGGCGACAGCTGGATCACCTGCACGGGCGGAAAGAACGCCCGCGTCTATCTCTGGTGA
- a CDS encoding lipoprotein LpqH, with product MRARVGIAAPTAAIALLVGCAPGPGLSDVKIVIDGDVHTLAAQVTCTRFPDGNLLIYASPSATNHRQSVRVMLATTHRLVVKAAGFHIPEGSGFTKDSQEMTAIKVDDVYTISGRMPVDEGPGWRQVKLEVTCPGYQRPKGQPDTVPAIGSP from the coding sequence ATGCGTGCCCGGGTCGGTATCGCGGCACCGACGGCCGCGATCGCACTCTTGGTCGGGTGCGCTCCTGGACCAGGGCTGTCCGACGTGAAGATCGTGATCGACGGTGACGTCCACACCCTGGCTGCGCAGGTCACCTGCACCCGGTTTCCCGACGGCAACCTGCTGATCTACGCCTCGCCGTCGGCGACGAATCACCGACAAAGCGTCCGGGTGATGCTGGCGACGACACACCGCCTGGTCGTCAAGGCAGCGGGCTTCCATATCCCCGAGGGCAGTGGCTTCACCAAAGACTCGCAGGAGATGACGGCCATCAAGGTCGACGACGTCTACACGATCAGTGGACGGATGCCCGTCGATGAAGGGCCCGGATGGCGCCAGGTCAAGCTCGAAGTCACCTGCCCCGGCTACCAGCGGCCGAAAGGCCAACCCGACACCGTGCCGGCGATCGGAAGCCCCTGA
- a CDS encoding VOC family protein produces the protein MSLQDAQGSDIRLAPDYLAHWVVKTARSDEVIAWYGTVFGARVVHEDSKIAFLTWDEESHRLALVKVPRLLRYLFPLSRLRRKFYGIDHLGFTIGSLEQLLSTYERLKQAGITPVWSINHGPTTSLYYEDPDGVRLEFQTENFATAKETADYFLSGAFAENPIGVNFDPDYLLERLRNGDDPAELCRQGSGTRPGAKVRRALTWKTL, from the coding sequence ATGAGCCTCCAAGACGCACAGGGCAGCGACATCCGGCTCGCTCCGGACTACCTGGCGCATTGGGTGGTCAAGACCGCGCGCAGCGACGAGGTAATCGCTTGGTATGGGACGGTATTCGGCGCCCGCGTCGTTCACGAGGATTCGAAGATCGCATTCTTGACGTGGGACGAGGAAAGCCATCGCCTCGCTCTGGTCAAGGTCCCGCGGCTCCTGCGCTACCTGTTCCCACTCTCCCGGCTGCGCCGGAAGTTCTACGGCATCGACCATCTCGGCTTCACCATCGGATCGTTGGAACAGCTGCTCTCGACCTATGAGCGGCTCAAGCAGGCCGGTATCACGCCGGTCTGGTCGATCAACCACGGTCCGACCACCTCGTTGTACTACGAGGACCCGGACGGGGTCCGGCTGGAGTTCCAGACCGAGAACTTCGCGACGGCGAAGGAGACCGCGGACTACTTTCTCAGCGGTGCGTTCGCCGAGAATCCCATCGGTGTCAATTTCGACCCCGACTACCTGCTCGAGCGGCTGCGCAACGGCGACGACCCAGCCGAGCTGTGCCGGCAGGGATCCGGCACCCGCCCCGGCGCCAAGGTGCGGCGTGCGCTGACGTGGAAGACGCTGTGA
- a CDS encoding cutinase family protein, translating into MTSKPALILAFASLAAAVPAVMPAPATAAPCPDVEVVFARGTNEPPGLGSVGGPFVEDLRARVAPRTVDATPVDYPANNDFHNSTPAGTDAARSLIESFAASCPNTKMVLGGYSQGAAVIEQATSAASPQTAEHVAATALFGTPRTSFSGLLASGMPLPTLGAQYAANSIDQCNEGDPICWEGGWDMGAHVSYVQSGKVAQAADFAAGKL; encoded by the coding sequence ATGACCAGCAAGCCTGCTTTGATTCTGGCGTTCGCGTCATTGGCCGCAGCTGTCCCGGCAGTCATGCCGGCACCGGCCACGGCGGCACCGTGTCCTGACGTCGAGGTGGTGTTCGCCCGCGGCACCAACGAGCCGCCTGGCCTGGGCAGTGTCGGTGGTCCCTTCGTTGAGGACTTGCGTGCGCGGGTGGCCCCGCGCACGGTCGACGCAACGCCGGTCGATTACCCGGCCAACAACGACTTCCACAACAGCACTCCCGCGGGGACCGACGCGGCGCGATCCCTGATCGAGTCCTTCGCGGCCAGTTGCCCGAACACGAAGATGGTGCTCGGTGGCTATTCGCAGGGCGCGGCAGTCATCGAACAGGCCACCAGCGCGGCGTCTCCCCAGACCGCCGAGCACGTGGCGGCTACCGCACTGTTCGGCACGCCGCGCACCAGCTTCTCCGGCCTTTTGGCTTCAGGGATGCCGCTGCCGACGCTCGGCGCACAATACGCCGCCAACTCCATCGACCAGTGCAACGAGGGCGACCCGATCTGTTGGGAAGGCGGCTGGGACATGGGTGCCCACGTGTCCTATGTGCAATCCGGAAAGGTCGCTCAGGCAGCCGATTTCGCGGCCGGCAAGCTCTGA
- a CDS encoding aminotransferase class I/II-fold pyridoxal phosphate-dependent enzyme — MSAISGTTANAIAESIRDLVLRGDFEPGFVLPPIRVLASDLDVNRNTVAAAYRQLVAAGVAEGQGRLGTTIAKIPELDTEYPLEPSLVDLASGNPDPDLLPDLRQVLNRMDYRPVLYGASPISAGLLKVGSAMFEGDVSGAEIAVTHGAVDAVERVLNSCLTRGDAVAIEDPCFLSSIGTVRLNGYRRAPVPLDEHGMTAEGLRVALAERRARAVILTPRAHNPTGASLTAARAAELREVLADYPEVLVIEDDYLSIVSSSRYHRATPDSTKHWALIRSLAKPLGPDLRLAVVASDAQTAQILGARLRAGKTWVSHVLQDAAAYLLADPEVLAGVERARRAYAKRSAMLVKALAVEGITVAGKPDGLNMWIDLPNAESVDEVVTRLARANWAVQSSQLFAVDPYRPRHGIRVTSATIDRQLAEQFAAKLAEIFEALGISR, encoded by the coding sequence GTGAGTGCTATTAGTGGCACGACTGCCAATGCGATCGCCGAGAGCATCCGCGATTTGGTGCTCCGAGGAGACTTCGAACCGGGTTTCGTGCTGCCACCGATACGCGTATTGGCCTCCGACCTCGACGTCAACCGCAACACCGTGGCGGCCGCGTACCGGCAGTTGGTGGCGGCCGGAGTGGCCGAAGGCCAGGGGCGTCTGGGTACCACGATTGCCAAGATCCCAGAACTCGATACCGAGTATCCGCTGGAGCCGAGCCTGGTCGACCTGGCCAGCGGCAACCCAGATCCGGATTTGCTGCCAGACCTACGGCAGGTGCTCAACCGGATGGATTACCGCCCGGTGCTCTACGGAGCATCACCCATCAGCGCTGGTTTGCTGAAAGTCGGGTCCGCGATGTTCGAGGGCGACGTCTCGGGGGCTGAAATCGCGGTGACCCACGGTGCGGTCGACGCGGTGGAGCGCGTGCTCAACAGTTGCTTGACCCGCGGCGATGCCGTGGCCATCGAAGACCCGTGCTTCTTGTCCAGCATCGGAACCGTGCGCCTCAACGGTTATCGGCGGGCCCCGGTGCCCCTCGACGAGCATGGGATGACGGCCGAGGGTCTGCGCGTCGCACTCGCCGAGCGTCGAGCGCGGGCGGTGATCCTGACCCCTAGGGCGCACAACCCGACAGGCGCAAGCCTCACCGCGGCTCGCGCCGCGGAATTACGGGAGGTCTTGGCCGACTATCCGGAAGTCCTTGTGATAGAAGACGACTACTTGTCGATCGTGTCCTCGTCGCGGTACCACCGGGCCACCCCGGACAGTACAAAGCACTGGGCGCTGATCCGCTCGCTCGCCAAACCGCTCGGCCCGGATCTGCGACTGGCGGTGGTGGCCTCCGACGCCCAGACCGCACAAATCCTCGGCGCGCGACTGCGCGCAGGCAAGACGTGGGTGAGCCATGTGTTGCAGGACGCTGCCGCCTATCTGTTGGCTGACCCCGAAGTGCTGGCCGGGGTCGAACGAGCTCGGCGCGCGTACGCCAAACGCAGCGCGATGCTGGTAAAAGCGCTTGCAGTAGAGGGTATTACGGTGGCAGGTAAGCCTGATGGTCTCAACATGTGGATCGACCTTCCCAACGCCGAGAGCGTTGACGAGGTGGTCACACGACTGGCGCGAGCCAACTGGGCGGTGCAGTCCAGTCAGCTTTTCGCAGTGGACCCGTACCGGCCCCGGCATGGCATCCGAGTCACGTCGGCGACCATCGACCGGCAGTTGGCAGAGCAGTTTGCTGCCAAACTCGCCGAGATATTCGAGGCACTCGGAATCTCACGTTAG